From the Synechococcus sp. Nb3U1 genome, one window contains:
- a CDS encoding HAD family hydrolase gives MALKLVIFDFDGTLVDSEPGILEAICHTVAALNLPEEAIESWRQMIGIPLEKQLAALLPEGAQNRIPEGVEIYRRFYDAIRSLHSQPFPGILELLADLAERIPLAIASSKRRESILPVLDQWGYGDLFEPIISPAEVTYPKPHPDSVERILAHHDLASDQAVLIGDTEYDIEMARRAGVGAWGVGWGIHPLERLYQAGADRGFRDVQALHQALAELWV, from the coding sequence ATGGCACTCAAACTTGTGATCTTCGACTTTGATGGCACCCTCGTCGATTCCGAACCCGGCATTCTAGAAGCCATCTGTCATACCGTCGCGGCCCTGAATCTGCCCGAAGAAGCGATAGAATCCTGGCGGCAAATGATCGGGATCCCGTTGGAAAAACAACTGGCTGCTCTGCTACCAGAGGGCGCTCAAAATCGGATCCCTGAAGGAGTGGAGATCTACCGCCGCTTTTATGATGCCATTCGCTCCCTCCACAGCCAGCCCTTCCCCGGTATTCTCGAGCTGTTGGCCGATCTGGCAGAGCGGATCCCGTTGGCCATTGCTTCTAGCAAACGACGGGAATCGATTTTGCCCGTTCTCGACCAATGGGGTTACGGCGACCTATTTGAGCCGATCATCTCCCCTGCCGAAGTGACCTATCCCAAGCCCCATCCCGACTCCGTGGAGCGCATCCTCGCTCACCATGACTTGGCTTCCGATCAGGCGGTTTTAATTGGTGATACCGAGTACGACATCGAAATGGCCCGTCGTGCCGGTGTCGGGGCCTGGGGAGTTGGCTGGGGCATTCACCCCCTAGAGCGTCTGTACCAGGCTGGGGCAGACCGGGGCTTTCGGGATGTCCAGGCCCTGCATCAAGCACTTGCGGAACTTTGGGTTTAA
- a CDS encoding pentapeptide repeat-containing protein, translated as MMDVAQLLAKYQEGEREFPLADLRRVDLRGADLRDINLHRANLSGADLSGANLTGANLRRAILIEAKLSEANLSHADLRRASLDYAQMQKANLSSTNLMWATLNEADLSEANLQHGSLQRAVLKRANLSHCQLQSVDLISADLSGANLTAANLTQAHLNLAELNQAIFQNTTMPDGSLR; from the coding sequence ATGATGGATGTGGCCCAACTGCTTGCTAAGTATCAAGAAGGGGAGCGGGAATTTCCTTTGGCGGATCTGCGTCGGGTGGATCTGCGGGGAGCCGATCTGCGGGATATCAACCTGCATCGCGCCAATTTGTCAGGGGCAGACCTGAGCGGAGCCAACCTGACAGGGGCCAATCTGCGGCGGGCCATCCTGATCGAAGCCAAGTTGTCGGAAGCAAATCTCAGCCATGCCGATCTGCGGCGAGCCAGTCTCGACTATGCCCAGATGCAAAAAGCCAACCTCTCCAGTACCAACCTGATGTGGGCCACCCTCAACGAAGCGGATCTGAGCGAGGCGAATTTACAGCACGGATCCCTGCAACGAGCGGTACTCAAACGGGCCAACCTCAGCCATTGCCAATTGCAATCTGTGGATCTGATCAGCGCCGATTTGTCGGGGGCCAACCTGACGGCGGCCAACCTGACCCAAGCCCACCTGAATTTGGCGGAACTCAACCAAGCCATCTTCCAAAACACCACCATGCCTGACGGCAGCCTGCGGTAA
- a CDS encoding YlxR family protein, which yields MSRDPLRRCVACRQLFPRSQLWRLVRQFDSHQVLLEEGMGRSAYLCRQFGCLQAAQRKQRLNKALKAPVPDELFQRLEAQLVSNQPSDEPTETVVHIG from the coding sequence GTGAGTAGGGATCCCTTACGTCGTTGTGTGGCCTGTCGCCAGCTGTTTCCCCGCTCCCAACTGTGGCGGTTGGTCAGGCAATTTGATTCTCACCAAGTTCTTCTGGAGGAGGGCATGGGACGTTCTGCCTATCTCTGTCGCCAGTTTGGATGTTTACAGGCAGCCCAACGCAAGCAACGGCTGAACAAAGCCCTGAAAGCTCCTGTCCCTGACGAATTGTTTCAACGCCTAGAGGCACAACTGGTGAGTAATCAGCCTTCCGATGAACCCACCGAGACAGTAGTCCATATAGGCTAA
- a CDS encoding response regulator produces the protein MPETTALEPRDVSHLLVVDDQPNSRMLLGDLLEGIGYRVSEAESGNQALHMLETFQPDLILLDVMMPGLDGFEVCRRIKANEETRLIPVVLITAASDRKNRVRGIEAGADDFLSKPFDESELLARVRSLVHQKHLNEDLDHAAQVLFVIARSVESRDPTTGDHCERLVKMAKDFGEFLQLPRPMIKVLAWGGYLHDIGKIGVPDAILGKPDKHTPQEWEVMKSHVLIGEEICRPLRTMKEVLPLIRHHHERWDGGGYPDGLKGEEIPLVARVFQVLDIYDALTSERPYKRAFTVQESMDTLREETARGWRDPQLVESFFQFLRSRVPQLD, from the coding sequence ATGCCCGAAACGACTGCTCTAGAGCCAAGGGATGTCAGCCACCTTTTGGTTGTCGATGATCAGCCCAACAGCCGCATGTTGCTAGGGGATCTGCTAGAGGGCATTGGCTATCGGGTGAGCGAGGCCGAAAGTGGCAATCAAGCCCTGCACATGTTGGAAACCTTTCAACCGGATCTGATCCTGTTGGATGTGATGATGCCGGGGTTAGATGGGTTCGAGGTCTGTCGGCGGATTAAAGCCAACGAGGAGACGCGCTTGATCCCAGTGGTGTTAATTACAGCCGCCAGCGATCGCAAAAATCGGGTGCGGGGCATCGAAGCAGGGGCAGATGATTTCCTCAGCAAGCCCTTTGACGAGTCGGAATTGTTGGCGCGGGTGCGTTCTCTGGTTCACCAAAAGCACCTGAACGAAGATTTGGATCATGCCGCTCAGGTTTTGTTCGTCATTGCCCGCAGCGTGGAAAGCCGGGATCCCACCACAGGGGATCACTGCGAACGCTTGGTGAAAATGGCCAAGGATTTTGGCGAATTTCTACAGTTGCCCCGTCCCATGATTAAGGTATTGGCTTGGGGGGGATATCTACACGACATTGGCAAAATTGGTGTGCCCGACGCGATCTTGGGTAAACCAGACAAGCACACCCCGCAAGAGTGGGAGGTGATGAAATCCCACGTCCTGATTGGGGAGGAAATTTGCCGTCCCCTGCGCACCATGAAAGAGGTGTTGCCTCTGATCCGACACCACCATGAACGCTGGGATGGCGGTGGTTACCCAGATGGCCTTAAGGGGGAGGAGATCCCGTTGGTGGCCCGAGTCTTTCAGGTGCTCGACATTTACGATGCCCTCACCTCAGAGCGGCCCTACAAACGTGCCTTCACCGTTCAAGAATCCATGGATACTCTGCGAGAAGAGACAGCCAGAGGCTGGCGGGATCCGCAATTGGTGGAGTCTTTTTTCCAGTTTCTTCGGTCGCGGGTACCCCAACTGGATTGA